A window from Vulpes lagopus strain Blue_001 chromosome 23, ASM1834538v1, whole genome shotgun sequence encodes these proteins:
- the MMAA gene encoding methylmalonic aciduria type A protein, mitochondrial, translating into MNIPMLLQHSHQRFLKGLLRTPFRRYHFIFQSSTHLGSGLPCAGPFNSLRLHCTEWILLSNGLKRKLCVQTTLKEHTEELSDKEQRFVDKLYTGLIQGHRACLAEAITLIESTHKRKKELAQVLLQKVLVYHREREQINKGKPLAFRVGLSGPPGAGKSTFIEYFGKMLTERGHKLSVLAVDPSSCTSGGSLLGDKTRMTELSRDMNAYIRPSPTRGTLGGVTRTTNEAILLCEGGGYDIVLIETVGVGQSEFAVADMVDMFVLLLPPAGGDELQGIKRGIIEMADLVAVTKSDGDLIVPARRIQAEYVSALKLLRKRSEVWRPKVIRISARSGEGITEMWDKMKEFWDLMLASGELMAKRQRQQKVWMWNLIQESVLEHFRTHPTVREQIPLLEQKVLSGALSPGLAADVLLKTFKSRD; encoded by the exons atgaatattcCCATGCTACTGCAGCATTCTCACCAGCGTTTCCTAAAAGGCCTTTTAAGAACACCTTTCCGTCGTTACCACTTCATCTTTCAGTCAAGTACTCATCTCGGATCAGGACTCCCTTGTGCTGGGCCATTTAATTCTCTCAGACTCCATTGTACAGAATGGATACTGCTGTCAAAtggtttaaagagaaaattatgtgTACAAACAACCTTAAAGGAACACACGGAAGAACTTTCTGATAAAGAACAAAGATTTGTGGATAAACTTTATACCGGTTTAATCCAAGGGCACAGGGCCTGTTTAGCAGAGGCCATAACTCTTATAGAATCAACccacaagaggaaaaaagagttAGCTCAGGTGCTTCTTCAGAAAGTATTAGTCTACCACAGAGAAcgagaacaaataaataaaggaaaaccaCTAGCATTTCGAGTgg GATTGTCTGGGCCCCCTGGTGCTGGAAAATCAACCTTTATAGAGTATTTTGGAAAAATGCTTACTGAGAGAGGCCACAAATTATCTGTACTAGCTGTGGACCCTTCTTCTTGTACTAGTGGTG GATCACTCTTAGGTGATAAAACCCGAATGACTGAGTTATCAAGAGATATGAATGCATACATCAGGCCATCTCCTACTAGAGGTACTTTAGGAGGTGTGACAAGGACCACAAATGAAGCTATTCTGTTGTGTGAAGGAGGGGGATATGACATCGTTCTTATTGAAACTGTAG GTGTGGGCCAGTCGGAGTTTGCTGTTGCTGATATGGTTGACATGTTTGTTTTACTGCTGCCACCAGCGGGAGGAGACGAATTGCAG GGTATCAAAAGAGGTATAATTGAGATGGCAGACCTGGTGGCTGTAACTAAATCTGATGGAGACTTGATTGTGCCAGCTCGAAGGATCCAAGCAGAGTACGTGAGTGCACTGAAGTTACTCCGCAAACGTTCAGAAGTCTGGAGACCAAAG GTAATTCGTATCTCTGCCAGAAGTGGAGAGGGGATCACTGAAATGTGGGATAAAATGAAAGAGTTCTGGGACCTCATGCTTGCCAGTGGAGAGCTGATGGCCAAACGACAGAGGCAGCAGAAAGTGTGGATGTGGAATCTCATTCAGGAAAGTGTGTTAGAACATTTTAGGACCCATCCCACCGTCCGGGAACAGATTCCTCTTCTGGAACAAAAGGTGCTCAGTGGGGCCCTGTCCCCAGGACTAGCAGCAGATGTGTtgttgaaaacttttaaaagcagAGACTAA